One window from the genome of Nomascus leucogenys isolate Asia chromosome 12, Asia_NLE_v1, whole genome shotgun sequence encodes:
- the FCER1G gene encoding high affinity immunoglobulin epsilon receptor subunit gamma → MIPAVVLLLLLLVEQAAALGEPQLCYILDAILFLYGIVLTLLYCRLKIQVRKAAMASYEKSDGVYTGLSTRNQETYETLKHEKPPQ, encoded by the exons ATGATTCCAGCAGTGGTCTTGCTCTTACTCCTTTTGGTTGAACAAGCAG CGGCCCTGGGAGAGCCTCAGCTCTGCTATATCCTGGACGCCATCCTGTTTCTGTATGGAATTGTTCTCACCCTCCTCTACTGTCGACTGAAG ATCCAAGTGCGAAAGGCAGCTATGGCCAGCTATGAG AAATCAGATGGTGTTTACACG GGCCTGAGCACCAGGAACCAGGAGACTTACGAGACTCTGAAGCATGAGAAACCACCACAATAG